From bacterium:
TGACGACGAATCTATTTAACCAGTTACCAATTACCAATTATCCGTTTGTAGGTTACGAAACTTGATGATGCCCCGTGCAAAACTTACTCAACACGACACTAACTATTGGCGAGACAACAATATGAAACATCAAAAAGTTAATAAAATTAAACTTGTGATAATAATAGTTTTGATACTAACATTATATTTATTTGGCTGGTTTAGACCTGAGCTAACCAGGTATGTCCAGATAAACAATCTTCTTTGCCAAAAACAAAAACAACTTGAAAAATACCCAATCCTGCTTTCAAATAAAGATGAGTATAAAAACCAAACTTTACTTCTAAAAAATGAGCTAAAAAAGATTAAAGATAAACTTTATGTAAGTGAGACTCCTTTGATAGCCACAAGCCAGTTTTTGACAGACATCGAAACAATATCTAAAAGCACCAATGCCAATGTCCTCACCAAAAATATCCTCCCGACTAAAAAGACAGGTAAATATCACCACATATCTGTTATGCTTAATTTACAAACCAACAGTAGTGGGTTGACTAATTTTTTATATGCCATTAAAACCTCAAAAAAACTGTATTCAATACCTTATTTGAATATATTACCACAAAAAGATAATAAATTAAGGGTAGCGTTAATAATATCCAGCTATATGGTCGTGAGGAACCGTTCAGGTTAGGCATCAGGTGAAGCCTCTCGGAATATTGGTAACCGTTCACCGCAGAGATGATATGATAAAGTGTCAAGTTACCCTGCAAAAGATTTCGACCTGTGAAATAGGTTTGAATAAAATGCGTAATTATTCAACATACCAATCACCTATTTTCCTACAGGGTGAATAGTTACAATATTATCAATTAATCTTGTCTTGCCAATTTTAACCGCTAAGGCAATGAGCACTTCTTTTTCTATTAGTTCAACCGGTTCTAATGTTTTGCTATCGACTATTTCAATATATTGAATCGTGGCTAACTTTTCTGTTTGAATTAACTCCTGCATCGCCAGGATAATATT
This genomic window contains:
- a CDS encoding GspMb/PilO family protein, producing the protein MKHQKVNKIKLVIIIVLILTLYLFGWFRPELTRYVQINNLLCQKQKQLEKYPILLSNKDEYKNQTLLLKNELKKIKDKLYVSETPLIATSQFLTDIETISKSTNANVLTKNILPTKKTGKYHHISVMLNLQTNSSGLTNFLYAIKTSKKLYSIPYLNILPQKDNKLRVALIISSYMVVRNRSG